The Dermochelys coriacea isolate rDerCor1 chromosome 7, rDerCor1.pri.v4, whole genome shotgun sequence genome window below encodes:
- the LOC119858743 gene encoding aminomethyltransferase, mitochondrial isoform X2 yields MWTLPTDLSAGRDSLKQTPLHAFHQQQGGRMVNFAGWSMPVQYALSHLESHLHTRRHCSLFDVSHMLQTKVFGRDRVKFMESMVVGDIAELKPDQGTLSLFTNEEGGILDDLIVTSTSEQHLYVVSNAGCRDKDWVLMQDRAEELRAAGGDVHLEVSENALLALQGPSAVRVLQTGVSDDLAKLPFMSSMVMVVFGVPGCRVTRCGYTGEDGVEISVPVGRAVELVELLLRDPQVQLAGLAARDSLRLEAGLCLYGNDIDETTTPVEAALVWTLGKRRRVAMDFPGATVIVPQIKGKVKRKRVGLISTGPPIRPHMPILSLEGRPIGKVTSGCPSPCLKKNVAMGYVEGEQSRVGTMLAVEVRKKSCPALVTRMPFVPTRYHMLK; encoded by the exons GACAGCCTGAAGCAGACGCCCCTCCACGCcttccaccagcagcagggcggcaGGATGGTGAACTTCGCTGGCTGGAGCATGCCCGTGCAGTATGCACTGAGCCACCTGGAGTCCCACCTGCACACACGCCGGCACTGCTCCCTCTTTGACGTCTCCCACATGCTGCAG ACCAAGGTGTTTGGCCGGGACCGGGTGAAGTTCATGGAGAGCATGGTGGTTGGGGACATCGCGGAGCTGAAGCCGGACCAG GGCACCCTGTCTCTCTTCACTAATGAGGAGGGAGGCATCCTCGACGACCTGATTGTGACCAGCACCTCAGAGCAGCACCTCTATGTGGTGTCCAACGCAGGCTGCAGGGACAAGGACTGGGTCCTGATGCAG GACCGAGCAGAAGAGCTGAGGGCTGCAGGTGGCGATGTGCACCTGGAGGTCTCTGAGAACGCGCTGCTGGCTCTGCAAG GTCCCTCGGCGGTGCGGGTGCTGCAGACAGGCGTCTCGGATGATTTGGCCAAGCTGCCCTTCATGAGTAGCATGGTGATGGTCGTGTTTGGCGTGCCAGGCTGTAGGGTGACACGCTGCGGCTACACCGGAGAGGATGGTGTGGAG ATCTCGGTGCCCGTGGGACGCGCGGTGGAGCTGGTGGAGCTGCTGCTCAGGGACCCACAAGTGCAGCTGGCTGGGCTGGCGGCCAGGGACAGCCTGCGCCTGGAGGCAGGGCTCTGTCTCTATGGCAACGACATTGACGAGACGACCACACCTGTGGAGGCGGCTCTGGTGTGGACCCTGG GGAAGCGGCGCCGGGTGGCCATGGATTTCCCCGGTGCCACGGTCATTGTTCCCCAGATCAAAGGGAAGGTGAAGCGCAAGCGCGTGGGGCTGATTTCCACGGGCCCCCCCATCCGTCCACACATGCCCATCCTGAGCCTGGAGGGCAGACCCATTG GCAAAGTGACCAGTggctgcccctctccctgcctgaAGAAGAACGTGGCCATGGGCTATGTGGAAGGCGAGCAGAGCCGGGTGGGCACGATGCTGGCAGTGGAGGTGCGGAAGAAGAGCTGCCCTGCCCTGGTCACCAGGATGCCCTTTGTGCCCACCCGCTACCACATGCTCAAGTGA
- the LOC119858743 gene encoding aminomethyltransferase, mitochondrial isoform X1, translating to MLRAGGRTALRVGPRGLEPGAGGRRRCCSSGPDSLKQTPLHAFHQQQGGRMVNFAGWSMPVQYALSHLESHLHTRRHCSLFDVSHMLQTKVFGRDRVKFMESMVVGDIAELKPDQGTLSLFTNEEGGILDDLIVTSTSEQHLYVVSNAGCRDKDWVLMQDRAEELRAAGGDVHLEVSENALLALQGPSAVRVLQTGVSDDLAKLPFMSSMVMVVFGVPGCRVTRCGYTGEDGVEISVPVGRAVELVELLLRDPQVQLAGLAARDSLRLEAGLCLYGNDIDETTTPVEAALVWTLGKRRRVAMDFPGATVIVPQIKGKVKRKRVGLISTGPPIRPHMPILSLEGRPIGKVTSGCPSPCLKKNVAMGYVEGEQSRVGTMLAVEVRKKSCPALVTRMPFVPTRYHMLK from the exons GACAGCCTGAAGCAGACGCCCCTCCACGCcttccaccagcagcagggcggcaGGATGGTGAACTTCGCTGGCTGGAGCATGCCCGTGCAGTATGCACTGAGCCACCTGGAGTCCCACCTGCACACACGCCGGCACTGCTCCCTCTTTGACGTCTCCCACATGCTGCAG ACCAAGGTGTTTGGCCGGGACCGGGTGAAGTTCATGGAGAGCATGGTGGTTGGGGACATCGCGGAGCTGAAGCCGGACCAG GGCACCCTGTCTCTCTTCACTAATGAGGAGGGAGGCATCCTCGACGACCTGATTGTGACCAGCACCTCAGAGCAGCACCTCTATGTGGTGTCCAACGCAGGCTGCAGGGACAAGGACTGGGTCCTGATGCAG GACCGAGCAGAAGAGCTGAGGGCTGCAGGTGGCGATGTGCACCTGGAGGTCTCTGAGAACGCGCTGCTGGCTCTGCAAG GTCCCTCGGCGGTGCGGGTGCTGCAGACAGGCGTCTCGGATGATTTGGCCAAGCTGCCCTTCATGAGTAGCATGGTGATGGTCGTGTTTGGCGTGCCAGGCTGTAGGGTGACACGCTGCGGCTACACCGGAGAGGATGGTGTGGAG ATCTCGGTGCCCGTGGGACGCGCGGTGGAGCTGGTGGAGCTGCTGCTCAGGGACCCACAAGTGCAGCTGGCTGGGCTGGCGGCCAGGGACAGCCTGCGCCTGGAGGCAGGGCTCTGTCTCTATGGCAACGACATTGACGAGACGACCACACCTGTGGAGGCGGCTCTGGTGTGGACCCTGG GGAAGCGGCGCCGGGTGGCCATGGATTTCCCCGGTGCCACGGTCATTGTTCCCCAGATCAAAGGGAAGGTGAAGCGCAAGCGCGTGGGGCTGATTTCCACGGGCCCCCCCATCCGTCCACACATGCCCATCCTGAGCCTGGAGGGCAGACCCATTG GCAAAGTGACCAGTggctgcccctctccctgcctgaAGAAGAACGTGGCCATGGGCTATGTGGAAGGCGAGCAGAGCCGGGTGGGCACGATGCTGGCAGTGGAGGTGCGGAAGAAGAGCTGCCCTGCCCTGGTCACCAGGATGCCCTTTGTGCCCACCCGCTACCACATGCTCAAGTGA
- the LOC119858743 gene encoding aminomethyltransferase, mitochondrial isoform X3, with protein sequence MLRAGGRTALRVGPRGLEPGAGGRRRCCSSGPDSLKQTPLHAFHQQQGGRMVNFAGWSMPVQYALSHLESHLHTRRHCSLFDVSHMLQTKVFGRDRVKFMESMVVGDIAELKPDQDRAEELRAAGGDVHLEVSENALLALQGPSAVRVLQTGVSDDLAKLPFMSSMVMVVFGVPGCRVTRCGYTGEDGVEISVPVGRAVELVELLLRDPQVQLAGLAARDSLRLEAGLCLYGNDIDETTTPVEAALVWTLGKRRRVAMDFPGATVIVPQIKGKVKRKRVGLISTGPPIRPHMPILSLEGRPIGKVTSGCPSPCLKKNVAMGYVEGEQSRVGTMLAVEVRKKSCPALVTRMPFVPTRYHMLK encoded by the exons GACAGCCTGAAGCAGACGCCCCTCCACGCcttccaccagcagcagggcggcaGGATGGTGAACTTCGCTGGCTGGAGCATGCCCGTGCAGTATGCACTGAGCCACCTGGAGTCCCACCTGCACACACGCCGGCACTGCTCCCTCTTTGACGTCTCCCACATGCTGCAG ACCAAGGTGTTTGGCCGGGACCGGGTGAAGTTCATGGAGAGCATGGTGGTTGGGGACATCGCGGAGCTGAAGCCGGACCAG GACCGAGCAGAAGAGCTGAGGGCTGCAGGTGGCGATGTGCACCTGGAGGTCTCTGAGAACGCGCTGCTGGCTCTGCAAG GTCCCTCGGCGGTGCGGGTGCTGCAGACAGGCGTCTCGGATGATTTGGCCAAGCTGCCCTTCATGAGTAGCATGGTGATGGTCGTGTTTGGCGTGCCAGGCTGTAGGGTGACACGCTGCGGCTACACCGGAGAGGATGGTGTGGAG ATCTCGGTGCCCGTGGGACGCGCGGTGGAGCTGGTGGAGCTGCTGCTCAGGGACCCACAAGTGCAGCTGGCTGGGCTGGCGGCCAGGGACAGCCTGCGCCTGGAGGCAGGGCTCTGTCTCTATGGCAACGACATTGACGAGACGACCACACCTGTGGAGGCGGCTCTGGTGTGGACCCTGG GGAAGCGGCGCCGGGTGGCCATGGATTTCCCCGGTGCCACGGTCATTGTTCCCCAGATCAAAGGGAAGGTGAAGCGCAAGCGCGTGGGGCTGATTTCCACGGGCCCCCCCATCCGTCCACACATGCCCATCCTGAGCCTGGAGGGCAGACCCATTG GCAAAGTGACCAGTggctgcccctctccctgcctgaAGAAGAACGTGGCCATGGGCTATGTGGAAGGCGAGCAGAGCCGGGTGGGCACGATGCTGGCAGTGGAGGTGCGGAAGAAGAGCTGCCCTGCCCTGGTCACCAGGATGCCCTTTGTGCCCACCCGCTACCACATGCTCAAGTGA